The Pirellulales bacterium DNA window TGACGGCTGGCACCAAGTCAGAATCGCCGCTCACGATCACAAAGTTGTCACACGCGTCTTTGTAGCCGTCATTCAGCAACTGAATCGCTACGTTCACATCGGTGCGCTTCTCTTCCTTGCTCGAGAATCGCCGATCGCCAGCGTGAGTGCATGTCGGATGTCGGCAGAGAATCTGCTTCGCCTTGGATTTGCCTAGAATGACTTGGACCGCCGGTAGAGTTTCGAGAGCCAAGAGATATGCATCCTGGTTAGGCCGAGTCGGTCCATCAATGAGCGCGCTAAAGTATTTGATCGCCTGAAGATCATCGTCGGGGCGCAGCATCTCAAAATATCGTTGAAGATTTAGCCACTTGTGTGGACCACCCCGGATTGCACCGTAGTACAAATTGAAGCCGTCGATACAGACGATCGAACGCGGTTTGTGCTTGGCCAATTTCAACTTTCCAGTCAGCGCAAAAAAATGGCCGGTCGTATAGGCCGGCCTAACCAGTCCGAAGACCGGGGAGTCGTATACCAAAGTTTATCGGAAAACGCGACCTAAGTCCAATAGAAAATCACTCCTCCAAATCCACCATCCCAACGTCGATGTACTGCCCGCCGCTGTATTGATGGCAATGAACGGCGATCACGTTCTTGCCGGGGTGGAGCGCCTGCCGGGCTTCGTCGCGAATGGAGAAAGGTTCGTAGCGCGTCGTGTAGCCCTTTGTTTTTATTGCAGGCACACCGTTAAGGTAAACCTCGGCATCGTCGTCGTGGTGCATGAGCAAACTCGGATCGAAGAGTCTGCCGGCCGGGAGATCGACGGTCCGGCGCAACCAGATGTCTGCCGTCTTCCACTCGGTGCGCACGACGGCGCCGGGCGTACCGCTGGTGCCGAAGCCCGCCGGGCCGCTCTTCCAGGCCGAATCGTCGAAGTCTGCCTTCATCCACGAGTCGCTCGGTTTGTCGCTGGTGTAGCGCCAATCATGAGATTCGCGCTCGGAAGTGGCGGCGATCACACGGAGCTTCGGCGGCGGCGTGA harbors:
- a CDS encoding NYN domain-containing protein, translated to MVYDSPVFGLVRPAYTTGHFFALTGKLKLAKHKPRSIVCIDGFNLYYGAIRGGPHKWLNLQRYFEMLRPDDDLQAIKYFSALIDGPTRPNQDAYLLALETLPAVQVILGKSKAKQILCRHPTCTHAGDRRFSSKEEKRTDVNVAIQLLNDGYKDACDNFVIVSGDSDLVPAVNMLKSLFPAKRVIVYVPARSAPRGAAVELRSAADTDRMLPQNLLARAQFPASIPDGSGGLISKPATW